From one Anopheles cruzii chromosome 3, idAnoCruzAS_RS32_06, whole genome shotgun sequence genomic stretch:
- the LOC128269719 gene encoding uncharacterized protein LOC128269719, whose protein sequence is MANIELETVDKLEYRFVPAGDGVVNFKVRAPNDAHIALTSEPAESDQMLEVFIGGWKNTKSVIRKNRAKPDVAEVDTPDILNAGEFRGFWIRWLDNVITVGNEGAAAAFLSYENPDPFPINCVGVCTGWGASGSWLIEPAKEKSSPSAPTAAALSGSAACWVEAANGEVPPNAVVGGSDGEDLFIIRARHEGALLPGKLAASHGAAYVAWGGAENPKAEYEVLCDYNGVFVPVSGSDIPATALPAGETEDGEPLFIGRVNHEGTVTVGKVQPSHGVCYIPYGGQELAFAEYEVYVTP, encoded by the exons ATGGCCAACATTG AGCTGGAAACCGTGGACAAGCTGGAGTACCGGTTcgtgccggccggcgatggcgTGGTCAACTTTAAGGTTCGCGCCCCGAACGATGCGCACATCGCACTGACCAGCGAACCTGCGGAATCGGATCAAATGCTGGAGGTGTTTATCGGGGGCTGGAAGAACACGAAGTCGGTGATTCGAAAGAACCGCGCGAAGCCGGATGTTGCCGAGGTGGACACGCCCGACATTTTGAACGCCGGCGAGTTCCGCGGGTTCTGGATCCGGTGGTTGGATAAT GTCATTACTGTTGGCAATGAGGGTGCCGCCGCTGCGTTCCTGTCGTACGAAAATCCGGACCCATTCCCGATCAActgtgtcggtgtgtgcaCCGGTTGGGGCGCTAGCGGTTCTTGGTTGATTGAGCCCGCCAAAGAAAAGTCATCCCCGTCCGCACCGACGGCCGCTGCACTGAGCGGTAGCGCAGCCTGTTGGGTTGAGGCCGCCAACGGGGAGGTTCCACCAaacgccgtcgtcggtggttcCGACGGAGAGGATCTGTTCATTATACGGGCACGGCACGAGGGCGCTCTGCTGCCGGGAAAGCTGGCCGCATCGCATGGCGCGGCTTATGTAGCGTGGGGCGGTGCCGAAAACCCTAAAGCGGAGTACGAAGTGTTGTGCGATTACAACGGCGTTTTCGTGCCGGTGAGCGGTAGCGACATTCCGGCGACGGCACTACCGGCTGGGGAAACGGAAGACGGTGAACCGCTCTTTATCGGGCGGGTTAATCACGAGGGTACGGTGACGGTGGGCAAGGTTCAGCCATCGCACGGTGT